The Sabethes cyaneus chromosome 3, idSabCyanKW18_F2, whole genome shotgun sequence DNA window GGTTCCCGTTCCTTATCCAGTACAAGTGGAGAAACAAATCAAAGTTCCAGTACCAGTTCCAGTTGCAGTCGAAAAGCAAGTTCCAGTGATAGTGGAAAAGAAGGTTCCGGTGTACGTGGAAAAGAAAATCCACGTTCCCGTGGATCGACCGGTGCCAGTTCCGTACGAAGTAACAGTGAAAGTTCCCGTTGTTCAAAAGGAATACGTTGAAATACCAAAGCCCTATCCAGTTCACGTTGATAAGCCCTATCCAGTGTTCGTGAAGAAAAATGTTTACATTCCAAAACCGATTCCTGTCTCAGTACGCATCAAGCAACGCAAGCATTAACCGGATGAACACACGGGAGGGTACACATTTGTGATATCTATAGGAGTTAGTAAtacataatttatttattgaaagtGCTGTTATAACGTATTTcgccattcatgtcaaattaCTAAAATAAAAAGTAGATCAATCTTCGTTAACttggtttaaattttgtttaaatctaTCTATTGCTGCCACGAGTAAAATTTTGCTCTTACGACTAATAACGGTGTAAATGTGATTCAGTATCCAATGCAAAGTAAACAATAATTGTGCAATTTTGATTGATATGCTTCGGTGAactaaaatttatatttcatattCAGGTTCATATTCatcaaaaatatcaattaaaattgcaaatcggtAAATGAAATTCAAGGCTGGAACTATCAAAAATTAATCGAATCACAACATTTGACGTTTTAAATTGGTTGCAGTAAATGGGTTTACCAGATTtaagaaaacatttttgcggcATTGAAAGTCGcttatttattattaaaactTATAACTGGACTTTTCAGTCAACTGTTCTAACATGATGCTAATATGTGGCATCTATTTTTATTGCCTCGCTATTGGCTAGCAATGAAACCAACAACAGTGACATTTATATTCGGGGTACAATCACGCCCCCTGAGCTCTAGAATTCCTTAATGCCGTATTACTTACGACGACGTTTACTATCGAGAAAATGGGAACACAGGAAAATCCGACAATAACTTGAATAGTTGTCCGGTTGCACTCTTTTGAAGCCTTTTGCTTGcaccgctggctggctggctggctggttgggtgGAATGTATTCAGCGTGCTGTATCATTCCGTTTCGGCATTCGGCAAATTACTTACTGGACACCCGTTTCGCGATCCAAAATCGCAAAACTTTCTTGCCGACCGAATGTACGCTCTGGCGACCGTtggaatggtacattccgcataAATTCACTGACAGGATTCGTAGCTGCTTCTTTGACTGTGCCGCGGTTGataaattttagattttttctaGATCCGGAATTGGTGCACTATTCTAAGAATTATGTTTTCACGAACACGAGGGAAACATTCGCGAATAGATGTCACATGGAAAGTGGTGGAGACGCACGATATTGTAGAATGAAAATGAATTAGCTACGGGTTTGCTCATTCCCCGTGAACCATAACCGGGTCAAAAAGAAGCGTTAGTCTTGCGTTGTTTTCAATGGACTATGGGCTTCTTTTAGCTCATATTAATTCATGGTGAAGTTcccaaaataatttttattataaaattgaTTGAATGGATTTGATCATCAAATGTTTATGTGATAGTGTGTGATAAATGGTGAGCTCATTTATCCAGCTACTCATTTTTGTCACTATTATGCAACGAACATaccgagaaaaaaaacagggttgattttgtttttctcttcctTTCTTTGTCATGAGTTTTTTCCATTCAACCATGCCATGCCATTTTTGGCAAAACAAGGACTCAGACAAGaaatattacttacttactttgttTTAAAGGGTGTCTCACATCAAACAACTCCACGGaagaaatgctgtagaaaattacctagctgaccgatccttttcaaactctcagacaataaaatttcacccattagtaagcttttggcatatttatttcattcaattcAATATCATAGCCGtatacgcttaactccactcataaggttctgtacaacatctgcagctgcagtttcttctgtacggaaacccacttttcttCATGTCTGCTTTCAAATAGTctggtatttttcgatgggccttagttccggtgcctTTGGGGGTGGTAAATGTCCTtgctcaagtaacaatttggattttatcacactcttatgatggcatttaaaaccaaaattggtcatgaaaactaccataaaagtacaataaagctcacattgttgcttgggtgggtacgaaagtaaccccgttggctttgtaccactccaggacaccctttgaatagtggcacgaagctagatccggtcaGATGATCGTAGGGccttcgtgttgcttcaacagaggaagcagacgcttctgtagacattccttgaggtagataagcccgtttacagtcccagtACACAGTATACAtagatacatagtagaattaaattggataagttttcttcttttttaatttcaagtcccagtagtcacgaacggtgcactccgtttgccacatgagcagatcgcttgccaaatcatgtatttccaaaactttgaaatgtttttgcttccttatttcctccggaacatcaaac harbors:
- the LOC128740243 gene encoding mantle protein-like, whose amino-acid sequence is MVAVSPAASQRPQTKAIGKRELDEFGSHQDDYNNNWDRAGVRNHHIHHVKTITKKVPVPYPVQVEKQIKVPVPVPVAVEKQVPVIVEKKVPVYVEKKIHVPVDRPVPVPYEVTVKVPVVQKEYVEIPKPYPVHVDKPYPVFVKKNVYIPKPIPVSVRIKQRKH